In Homalodisca vitripennis isolate AUS2020 unplaced genomic scaffold, UT_GWSS_2.1 ScUCBcl_6090;HRSCAF=13141, whole genome shotgun sequence, the following proteins share a genomic window:
- the LOC124373656 gene encoding extensin-like, whose protein sequence is MIKVFIATCLAVAGVLGDGIYPPSVPQGAAAPPAAPAQPIDFSPTAPATLSRLTSIVSSSNQHLPHLRLQLRMHHQAFAPPNFSICTSFTSFWPHLPQHLGPPPTAHLLPHLQLLLPLHQLLVHLLQHLVLLLLQHLLPHLQHFAPPTSAFAPPSPAFGPPPPAFGPPPTAFAHPTSSFCSPSTSFCVHSSSIWSSSPASSLHHLPRLFPSQVAPPSVSYAPPAPASSSTSTTSTTSSDQPPPSNPLPPPPPAHLPHHHHLLPQHLLLHQVHQLPLTDCLVSKK, encoded by the exons ATGATCAAG GTATTTATCGCCACCTGTTTGGCGGTCGCCGGAGTCCTCGGGGATGGTATCTACCCCCCATCGGTCCCACAAGGTGCTGCTGCTCCACCAGCAGCGCCTGCCCAGCCCATTGACTTCTCCCCCACTGCACCAGCGACGCTTTCTAGGCTCACCTCAATCGTCTCCTCCAGCAACCAGCATTTGCCCCACCTCCGGCTTCAGCTCCGTATGCACCACCAGGCATTTGCACCTCCAAACTTCAGCATTTGCACCTCCTTCACCAGCTTTTGGCCACACCTCCCCCAGCATTTAGGCCCTCCTCCTACAGCACATTTGCTCCCACACCTCCAGCTTTTGCTCCCCCTCCACCAGCTTTTGGTCCACCTCCTCCAGCATTTGGTCCTCCTCCTACTACAGCATTTGCTCCCCCACCTTCAGCATTTTGCACCTCCTACTTCAGCATTTGCACCTCCTTCACCAGCTTTTGGCCCACCTCCCCCAGCATTTGGCCCTCCTCCTACAGCATTTGCTCACCCCACCTCCAGCTTTTGCTCCCCCTCCACCAGCTTTTGTGTCCACTCCTCCAGCATTTGGTCCTCCTCCCCAGCATCTTCGCTCCACCACCTCCCGCGTTTATTTCCATCTCAAGTAGCTCCTCCTTCTGTTTCATATGCTCCACCAGCTCCTGCCTCCTCCTCCACCTCCACCACCTCCACCACCTCCTCCGACCAACCTCCACCCTCCAACCCCCTCCCACCTCCACCACCCGCCCACctcccccaccaccaccacctccTCCCCCAGCATCTGCTTCTGCACCAGGTGCACCAGCTTCCACTTACGGACTGCCTAGTTTCTAAGAAG